One segment of Apus apus isolate bApuApu2 chromosome 1, bApuApu2.pri.cur, whole genome shotgun sequence DNA contains the following:
- the RCSD1 gene encoding capZ-interacting protein, with the protein MENRPAETNSEVDKSASPSVAQLAGKFKEQAANITGKEVPPHKPTRRKPPCSLPLYSHKTETSDNDEQKRSPNACPMPKVKVKSSPMIEKLQANLAFAPAALLPGASPKSPGLKALVSPFSTPPSTPSSPGVQSQSGEVSETPVSFDQPPEGTQLQFYNKVRTRGSIKRRPPSRRFRRSLSEYGDGEDLGVNISSPENGAKEDGDEVFAHKGKTEEAETESKEQKKQIGSDEKPPSRKGSRSEDEEKGEKQAEKITPCKSNMGDTKEEQELCQGAPGEKNSLQPSSGDKEEKVCEGPQAEGKEDGACEQEKGDKEKEEAETKAEAEVKESCESTDAQRTPDTEETPVAPERRQEAGGLETASEPSAPATQDQSSV; encoded by the exons AACAGGCCGGCGGAGACCAACTCAGAGGTGGATAAGTCAGCATCACCCTCAGTGGCTCAGCTAGCAGGGAAGTTCAAAGAGCAAGCAGCCAATATCACTGGAAAAGAG GTACCGCCACATAAGCCAACTAGGAGGAAACCACCATGTTCCCTTCCATTGTATTCCCACAAAACTGAGACAAGTGACAATGATGAGCAA aagaggTCTCCGAATGCTTGCCCCATGCCCAAGGTCAAGGTGAAAAGCTCTCCTATGATTGAAAAGCTGCAG GCCAATCTGGCTTTTGCCCCAGCCGCTCTGCTGCCGGGAGCATCTCCCAAAAGCCCCGGTCTGAAAGCCCTGGTTTCTCCGTTCAGCACCCCTCCCTCGACGCCCAGCAGCCCAGGGGTTCAGTCCCAGTCCGGGGAAGTGAGCGAGACGCCCGTCAGCTTTGATCAACCCCCCGAAGGCACTCAGCTGCAATTCTATAACAAG GTGCGGACACGGGGATCAATAAAGCGCAGGCCTCCCTCCAGAAGGTTTCGAAGATCTCTGTCCGAGTATGGAGACGGGGAAGATTTAGGGGTCAACATCTCCTCTCCAGAAAATGGTGCCAAGGAAGATGGGGACGAGGTGTTTGCGCACAAGGGCAAGACAGAGGAGGCAGAAACAGAGagcaaagagcaaaagaaacagaTAGGGTCTGATGAGAAGCCCCCATCAAGAAAAGGATCCAGAtcagaagatgaagaaaaaggggaaaaacaggcagagaaaaTTACTCCTTGCAAAAGTAACATGGGGGATACAAAGGAGGAGCAGGAGTTGTGTCAGGGTGCCCCAGGAGAGAAGAACTCTCTCCAGCCTTCCTCCGGAGACAAGGAGGAGAAGGTGTGTGAGGGTCCCCaggcagaagggaaggaagacGGTGCCTGTGAACAGGAAAAAGGggacaaggagaaggaagaagctgaaactaaagcagaagctgaagtgaAGGAGTCCTGTGAGAGCACAGATGCACAGCGAACGCCAGACACTGAAGAAACACCGGTGGCACCTGAACGGCGGCAGGAGGCAGGGGGCTTGGAGACAGCCAGTGAGCCTTCAGCGCCAGCCACGCAGGACCAGAGCTCAGTGTAG